From Chryseobacterium gallinarum, one genomic window encodes:
- a CDS encoding rod shape-determining protein — protein sequence MSLFDMFTQEIAIDLGTANTLIIHNNKIVIDQPSIVAIERSSGKPIAVGEQAKHMQGKTHEDIKTIRPLKDGVIADFHASEHMIKEFIKKIPGIKGKFIQPALRIVICIPSGITEVEKRAVRDSAQKVNAKEVRLIYEPMAAAIGVGIDVQKPEGNMIIDIGGGTTEIAVVALGGIVCDKSVKIAGDVFTNDIAYYLRTHHNLYIGERTAERIKIEVGSAVEDLDVDIEDIPVQGRDLITGKPKEIMVGYKEIARALDKSIIRIEDAVMETLSLTPPELAADIYKTGIYLAGGGALLRGLADRIHKKTGLPVFVAEDPLRAVVRGTGIALKNMDKFNFLIK from the coding sequence ATGAGTTTATTTGATATGTTTACGCAAGAAATTGCGATAGACCTGGGAACTGCTAATACCCTTATCATCCATAATAATAAAATTGTTATAGATCAACCGTCAATTGTTGCAATTGAACGTTCTTCGGGTAAGCCGATTGCTGTAGGTGAACAGGCAAAGCATATGCAAGGTAAAACTCATGAGGATATCAAAACAATCCGTCCATTGAAAGATGGGGTTATTGCAGATTTCCATGCTTCTGAACATATGATCAAGGAATTTATCAAGAAAATCCCTGGTATCAAAGGTAAATTCATACAGCCTGCATTGAGAATTGTAATCTGTATTCCTTCTGGTATTACTGAAGTTGAAAAAAGAGCTGTAAGAGACTCTGCTCAGAAAGTCAACGCAAAAGAAGTACGATTGATTTATGAGCCAATGGCTGCAGCAATAGGAGTTGGGATCGATGTGCAGAAGCCTGAAGGAAATATGATCATTGATATAGGCGGTGGTACCACAGAAATTGCTGTAGTGGCTTTAGGAGGTATTGTATGTGATAAATCTGTGAAAATTGCAGGTGACGTATTTACCAACGATATTGCTTATTACTTAAGAACTCACCATAATCTTTATATTGGAGAAAGAACCGCTGAAAGAATTAAAATTGAAGTAGGTTCTGCTGTAGAAGACCTTGACGTGGATATTGAAGATATCCCGGTACAGGGTAGAGACCTTATTACAGGTAAACCAAAAGAAATTATGGTTGGATATAAAGAGATTGCCCGTGCATTGGATAAATCAATCATCAGAATTGAGGATGCCGTAATGGAAACACTTTCCCTTACTCCACCGGAACTGGCTGCTGATATTTATAAAACAGGTATTTATCTTGCCGGGGGAGGTGCGCTATTGAGAGGTCTTGCGGATAGGATTCACAAAAAAACAGGACTTCCTGTATTTGTAGCTGAAGATCCGTTGAGAGCTGTGGTTCGAGGAACAGGTATTGCTCTTAAGAATATGGATAAATTCAATTTCTTAATTAAATAA